In a single window of the Scyliorhinus canicula chromosome 1, sScyCan1.1, whole genome shotgun sequence genome:
- the LOC119976678 gene encoding guanylate-binding protein 1-like isoform X2 — protein sequence MASYTGMEPPMHLIMNSADGKLSVAKDAVDMLKKMNQPLVVVALVGKYRTGKSFLLNRLAGRKTGFPVGGSVQSETKGIWMWCLPHPRRDNRCMVLLDTEGLGDVEKEGDDLRMIDTEKAVSL from the exons ATGGCATCATACACAGGAATGGAGCCTCCTATGCACCTGATTATGAATTCAGCTGATGGAAAACTGTCTGTAGCTAAAGATGCTGTGGACATGTTAAAGAAAATGAATCAGCCTTTGGTTGTTGTGGCTCTGGTTGGGAAATACCGCACAGGAAAATCATTCCTGCTAAACCGACTTGCTGGAAGAAAGACAG GATTTCCTGTTGGAGGGAGCGTCCAGTCAGAGACAAAAGGAATCTGGATGTGGTGTCTCCCACATCCACGTAGGGATAATCGCTGCATGGTGCTGTTGGACACTGAAGGTCTGGGAGATGTGGAAAAG GAGGGAGATGACTTGCGGATGATTGACACTGAgaaggcagtttccctttaa
- the LOC119976678 gene encoding guanylate-binding protein 1-like isoform X1, which yields MASYTGMEPPMHLIMNSADGKLSVAKDAVDMLKKMNQPLVVVALVGKYRTGKSFLLNRLAGRKTGFPVGGSVQSETKGIWMWCLPHPRRDNRCMVLLDTEGLGDVEKILFIFVKSFFCCLKISLRGCFNHSNKEGGR from the exons ATGGCATCATACACAGGAATGGAGCCTCCTATGCACCTGATTATGAATTCAGCTGATGGAAAACTGTCTGTAGCTAAAGATGCTGTGGACATGTTAAAGAAAATGAATCAGCCTTTGGTTGTTGTGGCTCTGGTTGGGAAATACCGCACAGGAAAATCATTCCTGCTAAACCGACTTGCTGGAAGAAAGACAG GATTTCCTGTTGGAGGGAGCGTCCAGTCAGAGACAAAAGGAATCTGGATGTGGTGTCTCCCACATCCACGTAGGGATAATCGCTGCATGGTGCTGTTGGACACTGAAGGTCTGGGAGATGTGGAAAAG ATTCTTTTTATTTTTGTGAAGAGCTTTTTCTGTTGCTTGAAGATCAGTCTTCGTGGATGCTTCAACCACTCCAACAAAGAAG GAGGGAGATGA